CAAAGTctgaggagaagctcacccaAGATAAGCTAGAGTTGAAGTTTCAGGTTGCTGATTTGCTTAAGGGAAAGGAAAAGCATGGTAAAGACAAGGGGCAACTAGAGCTTCAGATTGCTGAGCTGATGAAGGCAGAGGAGAAGCTGAAGGAGAAGATCAAGGGGATCTAGGCCATCTTAGAGAAATGAAGAAGATGAAAATGAGATTAGTGGGCAATGCTGACCTTTTGGGAATGATGGTTGTGTAGTGTATGGCTCTACTAATTGTGAACTATGGCTGTGTATGTATGTAGTAGATATGTTTTTCATCCTTTTGTGAGAAAAGGATGAACTATGCATCTGAACTCCACTATGTATTGTGAACAATGGGTGTTTACCCTATAATATGTTGAACTCCAGTAAGTATTGTGTGTTATGTTTGCTAGACTAAAAATGATGATATATCATGCATTGGAAGATGGATCAGATATAGTAGATGCTTAGATTATTATGTTATATAGTGACTCAATATTCTGTGCCATGAATGGTAGACTTAAAGTTATGATTTCTCATGCACTAGGTTTTATATTAGATGATTATGTTAGCATTTGAAGACTATTTGATGGTTATGTTAGCACTGGAATATTAGATGGTTATGTTATATCATgcattggaagcctatgtttaggtggttccgtcgaccccgaggcaccgtaaaccctaatggttaggtttaggtggttccgtcgacccctaGCCACCGTAAACCCTAAAGCCTAGGTTTAGGTGGTTTCGTCGACCCCTAGCCACCATAAACCCTAAAGCCTCAGCAGAAGAAGTTTGCATGGCACATCATGACCTTCTGCCACCTCTACTAGCATTGAACCAGGCCATCCATCCAGTGTGTGTACCATCAGTTGGTGGAGGAGCACTAGAAGTTGAGGCACCATACTGCCTTGGGGCAGAGAATGGCCTTGAAGAATGAGCACCTCTCCCAGCAGAAGATTGAGCACCTCTCCTAGCAGAAGATTGAGCACTAGAAGATGCTCTTCCAGTTCCTCTTCCACCACCAGCCCTTCTTCCACCACCTCTACCAGCACCACTTCCACCACCTCTACCAGCAGCACTTCCACACTTGCCCCAGTTTTCCATGCAGGCATCAATAAATGTATGTATGCTAGTAGTGACATCAGATCTGAATAGTGGCTCATATTGCTTTGCAAGCCACTTGGCACTTACCCTGGTTGTTTTAGTAGAACTAGGGCAAGTGTGTTGTATTCTCATCTTATTAATTGCAAAAGTGTTTTCCTTCTTTATAACAGCTGCCACAATGCAGAACTTACATTGTGAATTCTTGCAATGCACAATGATCCTCTGATCTGAGTTCCTGTGATACTTGAAGTCTCTGCACTGAGTGATGTGCAAGCTCAACAAAGCATCTCTGAAACACATATGCAGTTGTAGTTGTTGGTGTGGTTGCTCCAAATCCTCATTGTAACATACTCTAGGTGGCCTCTTCTTTGCCCTGCTCTTCCTTCTTTGAGGTAGCACAAATGCTAGTGGCTGAAACCCATCATCTTCACTGTCCTACAGTAAACTATTATCTTCTTCATCTGATGATGGTTTCCCATCAGGTTGCACTTCTTCTAAAACACTGGAATGTGACCTTGTTGTTGGTCCCCTCCTTACTTGCagcttctgcttcttctttgctgGCACAAATATTTTTTTCTTCCTCTTCTAGAACAACAGGGTCATCATCCTCCAAATCAAATAATTCCTCTACCTCCGTGTCACCCTCATAATGCACTTGTTCTTCCTCCTCTGTTTCTTCTTCTGATTCTTCCTCATCTAGTTATTGTACTTCTTCCTCTCTCTGTATGTTTCCCTCTTCCATCTCCATGTCTTCAGCATCACTCATTTCCTCATTGTAGTTAGGCCTTAAATCCCCCACATAATAAGGGTTATTGACACTATCATATTGCCCTTCAGATGAAGATGCATAGCTGCCATCATAGccatcttgttcttcttccacAACTTCTTTTAACTTTGGATTTAGAACACTCCTGCTCTTTTGTGTTAAAACAGCAGGACCTACAGCTGCAATAGAGCAGCTACTCTGACCTTCATAAGCAACACCTTGCTGATCAACAACATAAACAAGAGGATCAGCCAGATCATAAACAACAGGCTCAGAATAAATAATTGGATCTAAATTTTGCTTCTCTACAAAACCCTTCTGTGCTACAGTGACAGCTGGTGGACAAGCCCTAAATAGAAAATTAAGCACCAAACTCTCCTCATTCTGCCTCTTGATCAACTGTAGTTTAACATTACTATCAACCAATTCCAAGTCCTGCTCTCTTGGGGTCTTCATGTAAAACATTAGTGAATCATCAATATTAAAGCCTTGTGTTTCCATCAATGCAACCATATTCAGATATGTCACATCTGAACCGCTTAGCTTCCTCTCTAACAGATCGTTATTGTCAAAATGGATCCTGCCATTCCATATGTCTTCATATAAACTACAATTCACATGTAATTTACCTAATCAGTACACTATAACCCTAATTAGAAAataaaagagaagaaaaaagacagaaacttACATGACGCCGCCGAGCCCGTGGGTCAGCTCGTGGCTATTGCTAGGGTTCGCCACCCAAAGTTGTGCCAGACGTACCTGCTGCTCCATGGACAGTGCTGGCTCCATGAACTCGTAGTCATCGCTCAAATACTCAGAGCTTAAGtagccgtcgccgccctcgattTCTCCTGTCGCGCCGCTGCCGAAGAGGGGAATGTTTGCGCCGTCGTCatagccgtcgccgccgctgccgccaccaccgcccgTGGTTGCCGCCGCCATCGCCATAGAGACGTGCGGGGGAGCTAGGGTTCGTCGTTCATCGACGAACAGAggaagagaggagaaggagaggaGACAGAGCACGGGCCGGTCCGCTTCGAGCCGGACCGCGCCTATCGAGCGAGCGGGCGGGTGCCGATTCGCCGGCGTGGCAGCTGACGCGCGGGCTCGGGCGGTCAGTTCCAGCGTCAATACGTAGAAATATGAAGTTTAGCCCGATTTGCAACGGTTCGCCCCAAATTTGGTACTGACACGTAAAAGTTACCAAACTTGGTATCAATACGCCACCGCCGCCCCAAATATGGTACTATCGTGTAATTATCTCCCCGCAGGACGACATACAATGCAGCAGAAACACGGTAATGCGGTAAACATATGACGTAGACGTGTAAACTCCGCACTTGTTAACAAGAATATAACACAAAGTTCAGAGCCACCATTCCACCCCATTTTGAATGGCCGGAAGCATTCAGATCACACCCTATCTCTCTTCTTTGTTTTAATCTTTTGAGCAGACATTTAGACCATAGTAGCTCTTTCCTTTTTTACACATAACATTACATGATTATACATACCTAAAAAGATTATAATGTAGTACACCATTTGGGCCTCTGGGACAACTCCCTGTATGTTTTCCAGCGAGTACCGATGCCATGAGCAGGCTTCAGTTTCAGGTTGTGCCGAATCCTGGCTCATTCCGTTCATCTAGGAAGAACGACTTGATGAAACTATTGACCTTGTCAGCCCCCTCCAACTGCAACGCGTGCCCTGCGTCCTTGATGATCTCTAGCCTGGATTTCTTGCCTAGATGCCTGGACTCACCAACAGAAAAACATGGCGATTGTTATACATCTTCAAATGGAAAAGCAATGTCGTCAGTATAGAGAATTCATGGAAGCTAGAGTACCGTCCTGTTCTTTTTCTATACCTGTGCAGTTTGTAGCCAAGATCGACGGGGAACACCTGGTCCTTGTCTCCCCACAGGACTAGCGTTTTCTGCAGAGCACAAATCAAATCAACCATGTTATTTCTCAGAAAAAAATATCCAAAGGAAAGTGATGATGGATCAATGTTGCTTGGAATGTGCAGCTGGCTGACCTGAGTGAGAGCCGGGAGGGGGTCGATGCCGGCTCCGCTCCTGAGTAGTTCTCGCAGCAGCTCTGTTCTCTCCTTTCTCTGGTCCACGAACATCAGCTGCAGCAAACACAGGGCATAGACTTCAGAAATGGTGTAAAGTTCACCAATTTAATATACATGATGATGTGTTCTTTTTTTTTTGGCGGGGACATGATGCTCTGTTATTAGTCATCTCTTTTCTACATTTCCATGCAAGGTTGGAGTCTGTACTGAAAATTACGAGCATGCTTTAAGAGAACTAAACTCAGAACATTTCTGAAGTCTGCTCGCCGACTTGTTTACGAGCACGTATCTTATACAGGGGCAACCAAATAGGCCGAAAATCTGATGTCGCAGGGTAATTAAGAGAAGAGAGGGAGGAGTTTGATGACCCTAGAAAGAAATAATGCTAGGGCCACGTATCTAGGCAAAAACACAAATTACAGTCTATGGCTAATTAAATGAAGGAAGCCCCATGCAAAATTATTGGCATATGACTTGATCGGACAATGGCCAATGGAAAATGATGTTAGCATCCCAAGCTAGTGCCAGATGACCGAATTTGAGCGCCTGGGCCAGGCAAACAAACATGCCCAGTGCTTCAGCCAGGCTAATGACCATAAAATGCTCCACGCCAGGCTTATTCAGGGCATCAACCAAACAACCTTCAGGCTATGGAAGGTCCAGGCCGTACAAATCTTTGCAAATGTCACGGTTCCTTAACAATGTACAACGTCTATATCAAAATCACGATTCCTTAAAAATGTCAATCAATTTTAAAAATTTATGATTCAAAAAGATTAATTCCCAAAAATGTCCTTGGATTTTAAAAAATCTTCAGGAATCGTAAAAAAATCAGGAAATAAGAAATGTTCATGAAGCTCTAAAGGTGTTCGCGGATTTAAAATtgttcatgaatttttaaaaaTTAATGAGTAATAAAATGTTCAGCATATATTTAAAATTGTTCCATATGTGTTAAAAAAGTTTAACGTATAATTAAAAAAATTAACGTctatttaaaaaaatcatgaataaACTATTATACTTAGAAAAAAATGATTGTAAAAAGCTAAACCGCCTTCCTAAAACCACTTTTTTTAGTGGTAAACCTTCTTTATTAATCAAGTACGAGGTTTACAGACAATAGGGTAATGGGGTACTCGCAGCCACAAGTGGCGACCCGCCTCTAAAGAACTAGAAAACTTAACTAAATTGTGAGCCTCTTTTGTTCATATCTCTACTTTTGAAAATTAAATTACAACTAGTGAAATCTTGAGCCCCTCCAACAATTTCTCGGATAATTGTGCCATTAACTAGAATACGTGGAAGAGGGATCCCAGTTTTGGGAACCTTTCAGAAGGTTCCTAATCGGTTTTGGGACCCTTCTAGAAGGTTTTGGTACGGTTTTTCTTTTTCCCggctcccccccccccttcaatAGTTTCTTTTTGTTCTTCTTCGTCAATTCAAAATATTCAGAATTTCAAAATTCATCTAAATTTCAGAAATTGCTCGTTTTTCCAAAAAAAGTTCGAGTTTTGGAAAAATGTTCAGAATTTAATGATTTTTCGTATTTGTGAACAAAAGTGTTcctgttttcaaattttgtttggagtttcaaaaaatgttcctgttgaCAAAAATTGTTCACGGATGCAAAAACTGTTTCCTTATAAAAAATTATTCAGAGTTTCAAAGAATGTTCAtgtttttgaaaaatattcaagaTTCCCAAAAAATATTCTCGTTTTCACAAAAATGTTGGTTTTTTAATTTTTTGTtacgaatttgaaaaatgttcatgttaaaAAACATTCACTTTAAAAAAGTTGCATTTGAATAAAATAATGTTTAAATTTGTCGTTGCTTATAGTTATTATACCCCACTCTGGCCACTTAGATAGTGAAGCTCATCAACTACAGTGCTCATCAACTATTTGGAGTGTGAACAGTAACAATTCCTTTAGATTTTCTATATTGGGCCCTCCTCAACATCATGAATTAAGGATTCCTGGCTCGTTATATGATAGCAATTCACTGACGTGAGTACCAACTTGGCTACTCGTTGCCATGCAGCTCAGACGCTAACCGGTCTTCTCCACCGAACACAGAGCATCGCGTGTGATGAACATAGCGTTGGTTTTACTCCGGCTCCGGGTCGATTGATACAAACCTAACCCCCACGTACAACAGGATCAAAGGGGGCATTCACGCGTCaatctgtggttggatggttTGGAGGACAGCGGTATCCCCAACCCATCAGGGTTTAAGTGCTGGTGCTCGTATTTATTCTAGATTTATTTCAGGAGTTTTGACGACGCACCTTCAGTGAAAGGAGACGTTTCCGTCGACTTTCGTAAAATTTTCAAGATGATATGTTAgttctgtactgtgttaaaaaaatatCAAAGGGCCTAAAATGTCGGACAATAGTACATTATTGGCGGGACTGTCAGCCACGCTCGGCGACCCACATTGATGGACGATGGGGCATTTTCCTAGCACAGATTTGATCTGCGGCGGTGGCCGGTAGCGCTGTCCCCTAGCGTTTTGGATTTGGACGGATCGATCAGCCACACAACGGTGCAGGCACTGGCGACGTACGGCACGTGGGCCACGTACGCGCGCACGCACGGGCCCAGCCGGGtgagagtgagacccaacaaggAAACGGACGAGGTCGACACGTCCGTCCAGATCTACTACGGTATAGTTACTGATGAGCGCTTCCCCTGGCTTCCGGAGTGCTCCCAGCGTACTGATTGAGTGATCGACTAATTACTGTTGTTTACAATCCGCAGGCCTGACTTGAGCTCCGTCTTGGTCTTGGCAGTTGGCACACGTGACCGGCTTAAGTGGGGCAACAGAGGTGGTACCTGCTACTTGCTCTAGCACTTGCGTGTACGGCTAAAACGTGCACGCACGCGCTCGGTACGCTAGTGCATGCTTGCAAGCTGCAAATGATGTTGCCTGCTGCGTGTGCCTTGCATGGATCGGCCGGACGCCCAGTGCTGTGCTGGCGTGGCGATCCTTGGCAAAACCAAGCGCGCGCGCGACACGCAACCAAACCACGCGATTTATAATACTCCAGTTAGCTACTGGCATCGTCAGAGACAAGTTAACCGTCGTGGTAAGTCTGTGACACGTCTGACGTCGATCGCCTCTCAAAAGAGACAAAGGGTTTGTGACACGTCGAGGAAAACACAATATAGAGATACAGTAACTTTTATATCAAAGTAAAAAAAAATTAGACAAACACGTAGGGAGTGCGTACTGACCTGGATGAAATCGTGGAGCACGAAGTCCGGCAGCCAGGGCGGGGGGCGGTGCATGGACCGGTGCACGAGCCGGCGCAGCCCCGCGGCGCTGTCCGGCAGCAGCGCGTCCTCGACGGCCATCTCCTCCCGCGCGGCCAGCTCGCCCATCTCCTGCACCGTGGCCGCGACGCCGCTGGTCATGATGACGACCCTGGCCACGCTGTCCCGGGCCTCCACGGCCGCCATCCGGTACGCCACGAAGCCCCCGT
This genomic window from Aegilops tauschii subsp. strangulata cultivar AL8/78 chromosome 4, Aet v6.0, whole genome shotgun sequence contains:
- the LOC109772423 gene encoding uncharacterized protein — translated: MQARAGSAAAAAAGATALAATKQHPAATSSLFALLSLSLLLLRLLLRLRLAAFRDAALTLHLLARLRIRPVTLRLPGPHATTLRVWCPASPSGKPPLLLLHGFGGDAKWTWARNLAALSRSFHLYVPDLVFFGSHSRSSSPLRSVAFQARCAADAMRLLGVSRYDVAGISYGGFVAYRMAAVEARDSVARVVIMTSGVAATVQEMGELAAREEMAVEDALLPDSAAGLRRLVHRSMHRPPPWLPDFVLHDFIQLMFVDQRKERTELLRELLRSGAGIDPLPALTQKTLVLWGDKDQVFPVDLGYKLHRHLGKKSRLEIIKDAGHALQLEGADKVNSFIKSFFLDERNEPGFGTT